A window of Apodemus sylvaticus chromosome 23, mApoSyl1.1, whole genome shotgun sequence genomic DNA:
GCCCAAGGCAGGCTactctatataaatatatgaagtcTATGTGAGGCTTTGCTAGTGAGGCTGGGTATAGCACCTcgttcctgtaatcccagcactttggaggctaaggcaggaaagGATTACCCCAAATTAAAGTTAGCCTGTGATTCTTAAGTAGTGAGACTGTCTTAAGAGACCAAAGCCAAGGACTGGAagagtggctcagtgggtaagagctgCATACTCTTGCACGGGATCCAGGTTGGATTCCCAACATAcccaaatggcagtttataaccGGCTATAACTGACCTAGACCAGcaggtcattcttcagtgacagggtTCTGAGGGGGATGAGAAGATAGAGAAGATAGAAAAGTTGGGGTCAGGGGGTCTTGCATGAGCTATATCTTACGTCAAGCAAGCTAATCATGATGCACAGCGTCTGTTGTATGTGGCTTTTATAGGAGAAATGGTACAGTATGAATAAAAGTCTGCCACACTGCGGGAAGGTGTCAGCAGGAAGTGATTCAAACAGTTCTATACAAGGGGGCACTGGGTAGCTCAGGTGTCAGGGTGGGCTGGGACATACAATGTAGCCCCTTAGGGTGGGAAGTGTTGGGTTTTCAAAGATCAGAATCTGTAGCTGTCCCAAGGTCCTGGCTCCAGGCCATACTGACtccactgagcatgctcagggTTTAGAGAAAGTTTAGAAGAATGTTCCTCAGGAAAGCCTTGGGCCAGCCTAGCCTTCAACATCTATCTTCACTTCCAGGGGACCAGCACCCTGTTTTCCTCTtaggcactacacacacacaatgacacatagacatacctgcaggcaaaaaCATCCatacaattaaaatgaaaataaatcagtttttttaaaaagaaatcaaaaaaaaaaaaaagccctaaacaaaaccaaaagggcttttgttgttttgtttttggcttagTTACAGAGGTTCAAGGACTTTCTGCTGGTGTTGGTTGTCTTTGGCCTTATATGGCACCCTAGTGATAGGCGCTAACAGGAGAACAAATGGATTTTGCTAGATACCAGATAAGAGAGACTGGGGTCCCACAGTTCCTTTGAAGACTTTGCCATAGGGATTTCACATCTACCACTAAGCATTGTATCTTAGAGGGCTTCCTCCTCCCCCAGACATCACCACATGTAGAGACCAAGCTTCCAGCACGTGGCTCTTTGAGGAGCACATGCAAGCCGTAACACCTGCTGCACACACGTAGTTAGATGATGCATTTTTGATATGAAGAGTTTGTGGTCATTTATAAACCGTTGGAATTAATGTATGTGCTACTTTATTTTAAGGTTGTTCTTAACATAACCTATGAGAGTGGACAGGTATATGTAAATGACTTACCTGTAAATAGTGGTGTAACCCGAGTAAGCTGTCAGACTTTGATAGGTGAGTACTACTGAATTGTTTCCAACATTACTGTGTCTTTAACAATACTAAATCAGTTGTGATGTGAAGTGCCACCTTAAAGTGATGCATTGTTTCTATACTAGTAGCTAAGGCATTTAAAACTATGTTGGTTCAATTGATATGCTATTCACTTGTGCCTTCCTGGGACTGGCCTTCAGTTTCTGGTAGGTTAGCAGTGTGAGAGTGGGCATAGACATGGGGAACCCAGCATGAAAATCCTAGTTCTCCTTCATCCTGGTTATAGAAGATTAATCGATACTAACTGTATATGTGGGTCCTCCTTTATCTCTCTTACTCATCTGCAAAAAAATGCTTGCCTTTTTAAAGactcatttctttttatgtgcatggtgttttgtctgcatgtatagcTGTACCATGTATGTACCTAgtgcccaagaaggccagagAGGATGTTGGATGCCCCAGAACTGGAATGGTAGGCAGTTGGGAGGCACCGTATGGGTTCTGAGAACAGGCCCCAGGTCCTCTACGAGCGCAGCAAGTACTCACTGCTGCAGAGCTCTCTTCAGCCCCTGCTTCTCTTTTAAACCTCAAGGGTTTTGGTTAAAGAATCAGATAATGCTGTGTTGGACTATATACTTTTATGTGAGTAACATAAAGGCCCTGGGCGGTGTCACTCCTGCTCTGTGGCTTGTGGGAAGTAATGATTGGGCCCATCTGGCACTGAGGTGGGGGGCAGGCAGGGTTACCCATTCATGCCTGGGAGCAGGCATCACTGAGAAGATTGTTTCAGAGCTCACCACTGCACGAGCAGGAAGCCAGCATCAGTGGCTTTTGCTGTCCTGAATCTATTCTACAGTAGAGGTGTGAGAGTTACCTCTTTGCTGTATTTCTCTTGTGCGCCAGGCTGTGGTCTTAGACATGCTGACCAGGCTGGGAGGGACATTCATGAAGAAACAGGCAGCTAGAACACTGATTTATTAAGTCAGGCACCACACATGCAGATTTGTGTGTTCATAGTCCCAGCTCCCGGAGTTggctgaggtaggagaatcaCTGAGTGTGGAACTTAGTGAGGGAAGATGCACATCTCCTGCCCCAGCTCAGAGAGGTGCTGGAGACAGAGCTCAGATATTTGCCAGATGAGTGGACTGCCCTGGATTCCATCTTCAGAACCACAATCAGCACAACAAAACCACTTAGACATAAAAGAGGGGATGCTGAGGCGCCTCTCTGAAGGAGAGCTAGTTGACAGTACCAGAGAGCTCAGGGCTGACAGCACCGGAGCCCAGAGGGCACTAATCACAGTTACATCATGGCCGCATACCCCAAATTACTGCGAGCTGGTGTGGCTAGAGCTAAGAGGGAGCTGAGTGAGTGACGGTGAATACTAAGTAGCTAATGAATTGGTATCCGGTGTTCTAGACCAAGGCTTAAATGGCTCACCATGAGTTTAAGCCCCGAGGTGTGCGTCTAggaatgtgtatctgtgtgctttTGACGAACAGGCCTCATATTTGGGACGCAACAACTAAATGTTGATGTTGTGGCAGGTGATGATCAGCGTGTGCCTCTAGTGTTTTATAGTCTGCGCAGGCGCCCACAGGTTAGAGGGGAGCATTTGATCCTATTACAGCCATTAGCACGATGTCTGCTGTGCGTGCTGGGTTCTGAGCTCAGACCCTCTGATAGGGTAGTGAGCGCTCTTGGTGGACggaccatctctctagtccttaaTTTGCCGTCTGGAGAAAGTCTTGTCATGCTGCGGCCCTAGCTGGCCGCTGCTGCCTCCGCTGCCCGCATGCTGTGACAGGAGGTGGGCACCTCTATTCCTGGCTGCTTTACTCTTTCAAAATGTTGTCTTTATCTTTGAGGattccatacatgtatacaatgaaatCTGTTCAGATCTTTCTCCATCACCATTACGGAGGCATAgacttctctccctttccccattcCTGATCTAGCTATAAAAAGCCACTTACTGGGTGCAAAGGGTTGAGGAAAGAAGTAAAAAGTAAAGCCTTGCGTGTGGGTCCCCCTCTCACTGTGTGTGGGCCCCCCTCTCACTGCGTGCGGGTCCCCCTCTCCTTGTGTGTGGGCCCCCCTCTCACTGCGTGTGGGCCCCCCTCTCCTTGTGTGCGGCCCCCCTCTCCTTGTGTGTGAGCCCCCCTCTCACTGCGTATGTTGTGAGTGCTCGTATGTTGTGAGTGCTCAGCTGACTCCGAGGCTGCTTGCTGGCCATGTGCCCTGGGTTGCTCCTCACTGGCAGACGCTGTGAAGCCTTAGCAGAGGAGCAGCCACGGTGGCTTGGCCACTCCAGCTGCAGACCAGCAAACATTTCCTTATCCAGTGAGTGGAAGCCCCTGGAAGGACTTGTCAGCTCATCTCTGCTTTTATAAATCTGAGACTGGTAAGGTCAAAGAACACACCTGCCGCtgtcttggttttgcttttttgtttgtttgtttgttttcaagacagggtttctctgtatagctctggctgtcctggaactcactctgtagaccaggctggcctcaaactcagaaatccgcctgcgtgtgcctcccaagtgctgggattaaaggtgtgcaccaccaccacccagcagccaCTGTCTTGTTCCAAGTCAGTGTCATAAACATCATCAGATATAGTAACTGCTGTCATGGTAAGTTTTGTATAAAATCTcactactttttttgtttttttgtttgtttaatagtGAAGAGTGAAAATCTGCAAAATCCAGAGGAGAAAGAATATTTTGGACTTGTCACTGTAAGGATTTTAGTTCATAAGAGGCCTGTGACATACGGTTCCAGTTCACAGCTAATTGTCATTCAAGAAGAGGTTGTGGAGGTTGATGGGAGACAAGTAAGATACTGTGCTTTTTAACTGGAGATTAAATTTGTGTTACGTGTGCAAATGCTGGGTGCTTTTGTTTCTGAACCGATGTGCAAGAAGGTACTTGTTCCTTTTCTATTGCTACAAAGACACCACGGCCAGTGCAACtcacagaagaaaacatttatttggggctggcttatggttttcagagggttagtccattatcatcatggtgggacaCATGGCGGTAGGCAAGCAGACGTGTCCTAGGAAAGGAGctaagagctacatcctgatctacaggcagagagagactatGCCTCTGAGCTCACACCCAGTGATGCACGCCCCCTGTGACAAGGTCCCATCTCCTGATCCTTCCCAcatagttccactaactggggaccaccCTTTCAAAcagtctgtgggggccattcccattcaaaccatcacaatgcccTAGAACTGTCTGGATCTCATCACATAGCAAGTCTGACATTTGTGctcctttctatcttctgaaaCGTGCCAGGCATCtgcagacagaaagagaagggcCTTGGGGGTGTCCGTAGTTCTGTCGCCCTCTCCTCAGTACTGTGCGGATGAAATGAAGCTGAAGTTGTAAAAGCCACACAGTAGGACTGCGAGGgagaaatgaagaaggaaagtTCACTTTTAAACTCTAGGGCATTATTTAAAgtaaatagtatttattttttctttcataggcTCAACAAAAGAATGTTACTGAAATTAACATTTTAGTTATGAACCAGAGAGTACTCAGACATTCAAACTACTTCCTTCCTTTGGAAGAAAGCATGCTTTATTCTATTTCCCAAGACAGTGACATTTTATTCACGCTTCCTGACTTTTCCAAAAAAGGTATTTTataacattatttaaaatgttaatgaaatcATTTTGCTTTATATACTTAAAAAAGattattgtgtttgtgtgtatgtgtgtgatgtgtgtatatgtgctatgtgtgtgtgatgtgtgtatgtgatgtgtgtgtatgcgtgtatgtgatgtgtgtttgtggtgtgtgtaggtgatatgtgtgtatgtgtatgtgtgatatgtgtgtgatgtgtgtgtgtgagatatgtgtgtgtgtgtgtgtgtgagatgtgtgtgtgtgtgtgtgtgtgtgtgtgtgtgtgtgtgatgtgtttatgaatacctgcagaggccagaatagAATCAGaccctagagctggagttccagCATGGCTGCTGAGACCTGAACTTCTTGATTGTGTTCCTGGTTTGCAAGTCTAGGGTTACAGGAGTAAGCTACCATGCCTGGAAAAACTGGAAATGTAGATTTTTCTGTGTGACAAAACAGTAACTTTTGTAGCCCCTTATAGAGGTCTGAGTACATTTTTCCTACTGGTACTAACtcagtaaataaaattcttgttctATCAATGGTGAAATACATGTTAGTGTTGTAATCGAAGATATTACTACTGTGCTCTGGCAGGGCTTGTAGCAGAGGTCAGCTGCGGCTGCAGTTTGGtaaccttctttctcttcagTAGGAACTGTTAGCTCACTGCAGACCACCAGCCACTACCTCATCGGGAACGTGGAAACCACTATGGACGGAAATGCTTTACCGGGCAAGTTGCCTGAGACTCCTCTGAGAGCAGAGCCTCCATCTTCATACAAGGTAATTCAGTCAGTGGTATCTTTTCATGGTGCTGCCAGAAGTAGTTATGGTTGTGGTGAAGATAAATGCGTCCTTTAGAATGAAGTAGAAAACATAAAGACAAAACAGCTGATCATGTTTAATGATGGATGCATTTGGTTTTGATGATGTTATTTCAGACTGTAGCCTAGGCTGAACTCCTAGAAAAacctgtctttgtctcctgagtgctggtactGTAAATGTGAGTCTCTGTGCTCAGCTCACTTggggtttgttttaatttttaaacattatttgttgtgtgcagttgtgtgtgtgcagttgcGTGTGTGCAGTTGATGTCACAGGGACAGCTGTCAGGACTTTGCTCCCAGGAACCACATTCAGACCATGAGGCCTGATGACAAGTTTCTCTCTGAGCTCTCTCACGAGCTATTATCTTAATCCTGATGCGGTGTTCACGGTGTTCCCGGCCTCTGGACGCCTCACTGATGATGCCGTCAGGTCATGATTAGCAAGGCCGGCCTTCGTGTCCTCAGGAATCTCAGTCCCAAAGTTCATTCTCACATTTCCACCTTTTTACATTAGACAGCGCCCACCTTGTGTCCACACCAGTGCAACGTGCCTTCAAGTTCCCACACAATGATTGCATATTGCTAAAATGATACAtttggagatgtgtgtgtgtgtgtgtgtgtgtgtgtgtgtgtgtgtgatctgccATTGACTAGTTATGCATCCTTGGCTCAGTTCTTATCCTCTTTAACTTATTTCTTAGGTTAACCTGTGCTCACTCTATCAAGTACTGTAAAATATCTCATCAAGGTGTCATTAGGAATAACTGGGTGTCCATGTGAAGCTACATCAATAACTACTGAGAACATTTATGTCACACATGCCCTTCACTGAGAACATTTATGTCACACATGCCCTTCACTGACACAGTTCAGGGAGTGTCCTAATGTGTCTGCCACTGAATGGGCAGGGCCTGGGCAAGTGGTTCTCACTGAAGGTCAGGACTGTTGATTGGGGGTCACTGGAGTCCAGGATAGAGGGTCAGTGTGCACCCAGCATCTCCCAACAGGTCAGCGCAAAGGGGGCTGTCTTCATAGTCCAGCCCATCAGTGCTGCCGGTAGTTGgatcttttcttcctcttaaaGTATGAAACATGTAGGTACCAGTGGACCACGCCCATTCCTAAGGCTGTGgggtttgtttcttcctttccttgtccTTTACCTGCAATAGTGGACAGGCGTATTAGTCAGCATGAACATTCCCTtgatgtacgtgtgtgtgtgtgtgtgtgtgtgtgtgtgcgtgtgtgcgcgcgcgcgcctcCCTATGTCTTGGgaacatacattttaaaactgtaaaatagtttatttaggtgcattttaaaataaaattttgttgtcATGATATATGTGTTCTGCAGTCACCCCAAGCACCACTGTAGAATGAGGAAGAAGCATTCATTTCTGAGCTACTTACCTGACCCGAACCAgactttctctttgtttgtttgtttctcccttcccttcccttccctttcttttctttttttttttttttgtgtgtgttactTTTGACACATATGTAACCACTGTTATATCAAGACACAGATTGTTTCTGTCAACCCAAagccaaaatgttaaaaaatttgGCCAGACATCGTAGTAAATAACCCACAAAAATATTACACAAGGCCAGGCATAGTGATGTATGCCTCTCACCCAGCTTGGGTTagatagaggcaggtgggtctctatgtgagtttgagcccagtcTGATGTGGGGCAAGTGGAATGCGCCACCAGACAGGAGAACTGGTAAAGTCGAGCAGGCTCAGACCCCAGGGAAATCCCAGAAttgagaacagcaggagcagagcCAGCTCCCTGCCAAACTACGTGATGTGGAGCGGGTATAGAGAGGTCCATGGCAGTCAGCGGCAGTGGCATAAGTCCGTGCCAATGAGGTATGAGATAGAGATAATGAGATAGAGCCctagtctccatgctaatgaggtcaatagagccctagtctccatgctaatgaggtcgatagagccctagtctccatgctaatgaggtctagagccctagtctccatgctaatgaggtctatagagccctagtctccatgctaatgaggtctagagccctagtctccatgctaatgaggtctagagccctagtctccatgctaatgaggtctatagagccctagtctccatgctaatgaggtctagagccctagtctccatgctaatgaggtctatagagccctagtctccatgctaatgaggtctatagagccctagtctccatgctaatgaggtctatagagccctagtctccatgctaatgaggtctatagagccctagtctccatgctaatgaggtctatagagccctagtctccatgctaatgaggtcgagatagagccctagtctccatgctaatgaggtcgatagagccctagtctccatgctaatgaggtctatagagccctagtctccatgctaatgaggtcgatagagccctagtctccatgctaatgaggtctaGAGCCCtattctccatgctaatgaggtctatagagccctagtctccatgctaatgaggtcgatagagccctagtctccatgctaatgaggtctatagagccctagtctccatgctaatgaggtctatagagccctagtctccatgctaatgaggtctatagagccctagtctccatgctaatgaggtcgagatagagccctagtctccatgctaatgaggtcgatagagccctagtctccatgctaatgaggtcgatagagccctagtctccatgctaatgaggtctagagccctagtctccatgctaatgaggtctagagccctagtctccatgctaatgaggtctatagagccctagtctccatgctaatgaggtctaGAGCCCTAGTCTCCATGCTAATGCGGTCTATAGAGCCctagtctccatgctaatgaggtctagagccctagtctccatgctaatgaggtctatagagccctagtctccatgctaatgaggtctagagccctagtctccatgctaatgaggtctatagagccctagtctccatgctaatgaggtcgagatagagccctagtctccatgctaatgaggtctaTAGAGCCCTAGTCTCCATGCTCATGAGGTCTATAGAGCCctagtctccatgctaatgaggtcgagatagagccctagtctccatgctaatgaggtcgatagagccctagtctccatgctaatgaggtcgatagagccctagtctccatgctaatgaggtctagagccctagtctccatgctaatgaggtcaaTAGAGCActagtctccatgctaatgaggtctatagagccctagtctccatgctaatgaggtctagagccctagtctccatgctaatgaggtctatagagccctagtctccatgctaatgaggtcgagatagagccctagtctccatgctaatgaggtcgatagagccctagtctccatgctaatgaggtctatagagccctagtctccatgctaatgaggtctatagagccctagtctccatgctaatgaggtcgagatagagccctagtctccatgctaatgaggtcgatagagccctagtctccatgctaatgaggtcgatagagccctagtctccatgctaatgaggtctagagccctagtctccatgctaatgaggtcaatagagccctagtctccatgctaatgaggtctagagccctagtctccatgctaatgaggttgagatagagccctagtctccatgctaatgaggtttagccctagtctccatgctaatgaggtcgatagagccctagtctccatgctaatgaggtcgatagagccctagtctccatgctaatgaggtcgatagagccctagtctccatgctaatgaggtttagccctagtctccatgctaatgaggtcgatagagccctagtctccatgctaatgaggtcgatagagccctagtctccatgctaatgaggtcgatagagccctagtctccatgctaatgaggtcgatagagccctagtctccatgctaatgaggtttAGCCCTAGTCTTCAGCCAGTGAGCTTCTGTTTCTGGGGCGTTCCTTCCCACAAAGGTATTTTATCCCTGGTTTACCATGAGTaaggtgtgtgtattcacattCGCCATCAAATAAACAATACAAGCAAGAACCACCCCCTTCATCGGGGATCACCATGGGCCTTTCTCATAGAGCCAGGCCTAAATCTTGAGGAGAAGGACTTTTCTCTAGCCCCTTCAGAGTCTCAGCatcactgggaaccaaactggttCCTGCCCCATTGGAGATGGagattcccctttccccttccctccaagTAAATGCCCCGAGGGGAAGTGCTTCAGGGCAGGTGCAGGCCCACGGGGACCCCATTCACAGCTCTCAGCAGTGCCCAGCGGTGCCCGGGTGCACTGCagcctgggaaccacagcagTTGTCCCAGACACCACTGCTTCTCAGCCAAAAAAACACAGACCGAGGACCCATTATGGACTGTTGTAGGGGAGGCagaacacccccacacacacaccaagcttcGTGCCAGCCGTTCCCCAGTGGCAAGGCAGGCACAAGGCTCTACAAAGAGAGGCCCCATctcaaaagaaaccagaaatgtaaATTTTAGTTGCTGGAACAGGCTTTTCTAATCAGACGCCTGGCACTTCCCAGGTCATGTGCCAGTGGATGGAGAAGTTGAGGAAAGCACTCTGTCGCTTCTGGAGCGGCGTGGTCCCGGTGCTCTTCATGTTCCTGAACGTCATGGTGGTTGGAGTTCTGGGAGCAGCAGGAGTCATAGCGCTGCTAAAGCTGCTTTTCCCAGTGTGTGAGAACAAGTGAGTGCAGAGAATCTGAACTATTAAAGGGAGGTCGCTTCGCTGTGTGTTACGGTCAAGAGTGTCGCATAGTCCAAAGTGCAGTGATAGAATCAGACGGTGCGAGAAAAAAATAACGTTTTCTAGCCCATTTTCCAATTTAAAtggaattaaaatacatttaggtACTATTGAGATCACCATCCTTTCAGAGATGCAGCCATGAGCAGAGCTTTGCTGGGTCTCCTAAGGGCAGAGAATGAGCGGGCAGGCTAGGACGTGCAGTGTGGGTAGAGCCGGTTTTGACCCACACCAACTAGTCTCAACTCCAGAGTATCAGTTTAGTTGAGATCAGAAGACCAGTGCGGTCTTCCCCTCGGCACCATGGGGAAGACAGAAAAAGCACCAGCATTCTCTTACCATTgtccatgtagctgaggatggctttgggcttctgaccctcctgcctccacctttgaagtgctgggattataggtgtaagCCCGCAAGCCTGGCAGGACACCGATGAACCCGATTTCATTGGCTACTTGTGGCCACTGGCAAATAGGTTTGTTGATTCCACTCCATTCTTAATTACTCGGACTCTCAGCTTTCACATCATAGGTCATGAAGTTCGTTGCTGAATGGCTAAGAAAGGATTAAAGTGGCCACAGAATCCtgagggcaggaggcagagagactgtATAGTTAGATTTCAGCACAGTCCATTAGCTGTCAGACACTGGCTGCGCTGCCAACATGCAGTGCTGGCCCTGGACACCATGGGCCTGCGAATGGCAGGATGCAACTTGAAAACTGCTGCTGTTTGCCATACAGAGTCACTCAGAGCAGCACATAGCCTGACCACATATGCGGTCGGCTTGCCTGATTTGAAACTGGCCTCAGTTGCTGTTTTAATGGGAGAAATCTGGACAAGGGAACATAGGACTCACGATGAAAACCCCTTGTGTGGTCAGGGTTGTGTCTCCGAGGAAGAGTCTGGAAAGCTGCCTGGACTTTGCTTTCAGCAACTTATACCAGGCCAGGCCAGCGCCGGCTCTTGCCCTATAGGACCAGGCAGTGGTCTGTTCCCTTCAGTGTGTCTGCTAGAGAGAACTTGGAGCCCAGACCTGTAGAAGGTTTATAAGCCATGAGAAGGAAGGTCTGTGGC
This region includes:
- the Ginm1 gene encoding glycoprotein integral membrane protein 1 isoform X2, producing MEGALSALLPVRLLLFVALPAAGWLTTSAPRPPSTAPQDGIRVNVTTLNNNGEVSKEQVVLNITYESGQVYVNDLPVNSGVTRVSCQTLIVKSENLQNPEEKEYFGLVTVRILVHKRPVTYGSSSQLIVIQEEVVEVDGRQAQQKNVTEINILVMNQRVLRHSNYFLPLEESMLYSISQDSDILFTLPDFSKKVGTVSSLQTTSHYLIGNVETTMDGNALPGKLPETPLRAEPPSSYKVMCQWMEKLRKALCRFWSGVVPVLFMFLNVMVVGVLGAAGVIALLKLLFPVCENKGMLQVDKMNGITVVPIILYPDDSEKTAEKLTDKTDI
- the Ginm1 gene encoding glycoprotein integral membrane protein 1 isoform X1, translated to MEGALSALLPVRLLLFVALPAAGWLTTSAPRPPSTAPQDGIRVNVTTLNNNGEVSKEQVVLNITYESGQVYVNDLPVNSGVTRVSCQTLIVKSENLQNPEEKEYFGLVTVRILVHKRPVTYGSSSQLIVIQEEVVEVDGRQAQQKNVTEINILVMNQRVLRHSNYFLPLEESMLYSISQDSDILFTLPDFSKKVGTVSSLQTTSHYLIGNVETTMDGNALPGKLPETPLRAEPPSSYKVIQSVVSFHGAARSSYGCGEDKCVL
- the Ginm1 gene encoding glycoprotein integral membrane protein 1 isoform X3, encoding MEGALSALLPVRLLLFVALPAAGWLTTSAPRPPSTAPQDGIRVNVTTLNNNGEVSKEQVVLNITYESGQVYVNDLPVNSGVTRVSCQTLIVKSENLQNPEEKEYFGLVTVRILVHKRPVTYGSSSQLIVIQEEVVEVDGRQAQQKNVTEINILVMNQRVLRHSNYFLPLEESMLYSISQDSDILFTLPDFSKKGTVSSLQTTSHYLIGNVETTMDGNALPGKLPETPLRAEPPSSYKVMCQWMEKLRKALCRFWSGVVPVLFMFLNVMVVGVLGAAGVIALLKLLFPVCENKGMLQVDKMNGITVVPIILYPDDSEKTAEKLTDKTDI